The region ACTAGAAAATAAGAGCTTTTAAAAAATAGTTTAATCGAAAAATACCAAAATGTTAGGCCTTTTACATGATTAACTCAAAAATAAATAGTTgtacataaaaaataaataagacaaTAATATGGAACTATGTCTTTTATGGTTATTTTACACAGAAATTTTTAGAATTAAAGACCAACTTATCACATAATTACATTTTGGCATCACAGCTAATCCAAATACATGTTCATAAACTATGCTTTGGTACCTATAAGCTCATacatatttttacaaaataatagtaataataaatactactataaaataataaaacaaaaaaaatataaaaaccatGATTTGGCAAACACACCCTTAGTCGATACATTGTATAATTACAAAACAACATTCAAGTTATGCACCATAATTTCATGATTTTTTGATCCTACAATCATTATGTTTAACAAAGATCCGACAACCATATGTTGAGAAGATGAGATCGACAAGCAATGGTAACTGTAATGTTACAAAGGAGGCAATTGGCAGACATGTTAATGTTGCTATCGGTATCAAAATCCATGCTTTCCCTTGTCCAAATGTAAGATACAATGTCGCACTAAAGGCTACCATCATTGAGCTAACAGACAAAAACAACATTGCAAGGCCGAGTATTAATCTCTTAGGTAACTTATACAGAAAATCTTCCTCTGCATAACGTGCTGTGAGAATCGATAGAAACAAAAGTAACGAAGTAGTTGATGTGAACAATGAGATTGCATCTGAAACCGCAAATATAATGAAACTCGGTTTTGGTGCGTAAATCGCTTTTCCAGTATCGCTATCATTTCCACCGGGTACAGTGATAGCTGCTGCAAAAACGATTGTAATGATGAGTGCAGCTGTAATTGTGTATGAATCCGCTGTCTTTTTCATCCACTCTTCACCTTCTTTTCTCAACTTTTTATGTTCTCTTCTAAACACCATAATTGGTGTCTCTTGGTTTTTGTTCTTTGATTTCTCATGCCAAGGACACGCGAAGCTTTTCACTTCCTGTAAAGATAACAACAAACGTTAATGAAAGTGAATTTAAACTAAGTTATTTAACGTAAGAAAAACGTGTTCACCTCAAACCATTGTAACTCTCTTTGCATTTGTAGAGCTGCACCTGAAACTAGATTGAGTTTGTGTATAGGTGCTAATTGTCCAGCTAAGTGCAAAAGATTGTTTCCATATTCGTCAACACGCACTTTTTGTGAATGTTTGTCGGTAGTTATTTGGTGTACTAAAAAGTTGTAAACCCTTTCACAACGGTTTAGAATAGCTAGCTGAATAAGGGGATATTCATTGTCTTTTGTTGAAATTGCTTGTGGAAAATATCGGATGATTTCTTCTACTGCTTCGGGGTTATCATGTTCCACTGCCGTAGTAATTGCTTCGTGGTAATGTTCACGAATTTTACAAAATTCATTTATTTTACTAACTTGTTCGCATATACACTTGAGTAGCAAAAGAGCTTTATTGTGGTTCACTTTCTCTTCCTTGATTTGCTTGATGTGTGGCACTGTGGTTAATTTGATAATTTCCAACCAATTAAATTTAAGTGTAGTTGAATCAAGATTCTAACACTTGTATAAAGCTTTAGTTAGTTTGTTCCTAATAGGCAGTTCATAGGAATAAAATAACTACCGATGAAAGCTTGTATTTCGCAATTAATTGTTGCATCATATATATAGGACTATAGTAGCGAGAAACTAATGTCCATATGTCcataagtataatatatataaagaAGATATCCTTCCATGAAATCATATTTGTAAGACAACTAGAGAAtgaaaaaattaattataatgCATTTAAAAGGAACCAACAAAATTTTCATTACCATGTTGTAGTGAAACTTTCCAAAATCTGACATAAATCCACTGGATTACTACAAAACAAATAAGTATGATTACATAAAAATAACGAAATATAATTATCTAAAATTTGGCTAAGAAAATCAATGTACAAACAATCGGGCTAGAAAATACTAAGGGAATACAGATACACCTATGTGTATAATTCACTATTCGTTTATGTACATTATGTTTCTTGTTGCTCTAATATGATAAAATGTTAGTTAGATATGTAGAGGCAGATGCAACAACTACGTTAGTTATATAGATCTAGAGCCCTTTGGGAGGAGAGGCGGGTAGACCCTACATAGATAGAGACAATAGAACTATGTCTAGCCAATATGGAGCACCAACAATGAGCCTAGTTGTAACAACTACGTGACAAAATACTAAATATTAAAGTTTTATTGAGCCAGTAACGGTTATAATGTGATTATGACTATGAGGTACTATGTAGTTTCACATTGGTACATATTCTAATATTATAATGTCTTCACATTTGTTAAAACACATGCATACATTAAAACGATTAAAACGATGACATATGGCAAAAGTGTCCTATGGTAAGGACATGAGAAACTGTTACTTACAATATATCTGGAGAACAAATGCTATGCTTTAATTTATAATGTGTTAATTAGTAGTCTATAGTCAAACATTAGTACGATAGTAGATGATTTAGCTCATCATTCAGAGTTTTTGAACCACAAACCAGGGTAGAAGAACCTCATTATGCACTTGGTTATTGAATTCATTACACTTTTAGGATAACAAACCAGGGTGGAGCCTCCTTCTATACTTGGGGATAAAGTTCGCATTATTTGTCTCTTGGTTCTCAATATCCTGAATCTCATGTCCTCTGTTTAATTCCCCGTCCTCTACAAGTAcatcttcaaaaaaaaatgttacaTGTTAGATCTTGATAAACATAAATCAGTACTAAAACACACAAGAAATAAAATTAAAGGTAACGCTACCTGGTTATCAATAAAAATGATAACACAACATAAATTTAAATATTGTATAGCACTTTGCTATGATTGAGATTGATTCTCATGATCCAGAAAATTGATAGAAAGTAGAAACAACAATGATTCGCGATTATTATTTAAGTGCAAGTGAAGAAACATACGAGAATAAATAAATCTTTCATAAAAGTTGTATCCTTTTCCACTAAAATAACCGTCCAACTTTCCAGCGACAGACTTTAATGGAATTGAGTTCTCTTTCTTTTTTGTAGCCATTTCCGGGTACTCCTTAATTAACCCATATGCGACATCTGCAAATGTGTTTTACAAATCTTAAATAAACATAGACAATAAGACGTTAAATaaatatatctatatctatatataataaaaagaCGTATAATGGATGTTTTCTTAATATATACTAAATTTATAGTAACATATCCACTTTACATTATTTAATAAAGATTTCAAACACTGACCCCAAAGACTAGCACCAATTACCCTTGTGAGAAGCGAAACACTTTGTTTACCCTTAAAGGGACTATGATATCCTTCTTGTTCGGAGAGTATAATATTATCTTTAGTAACCTTAAGCAAATATAAAAAAGTTTCTGTGTGAGAACCAAAAATAGCTCTATGAACAGGAAAGCAGTTACTTCCGTCAGCAATGAACAACAAATATGGGTTTTTCGCCACCAACATCTCCGAAGCCCTTTTGTTGCCAACAAATGCGGCATAGTGTAGTGGGTTTGACTTTCTAATATTCACCATGTTCGGAAGTGACTCCGAGGTTATCTCCTTCAGAAGATTCTCAACAAACTGGATATTTTTACATGTTCCAATTGCAACATGGAGTGGGGTATCGTTGTCGTCATTGAGCTTAACCAATAACGCGTCTTTGTCCTTGTTGAAAATGTCTCCGGCTTCCTTCCAGTCGCCTCTCAAAATAGCTGTATACAGTGGTAAATACTCTGCTTGATCTATTTCCATATTAAGAGATTACATCACCTTATTCCGAAGTAGTAGGGAAGAAAGAAACAAGAAT is a window of Lactuca sativa cultivar Salinas chromosome 1, Lsat_Salinas_v11, whole genome shotgun sequence DNA encoding:
- the LOC111891893 gene encoding protein ACCELERATED CELL DEATH 6 isoform X2, producing MASSGTFCSGTINQGSQQYSYPSHVNASSFLSVKLSSKTNYTRWQEQMMCLVESHDMLSFIDGTFRNPKKNVDSKKKVDITAIEDKYREWKRSDTLMKGWIFGSLCEDVMDTVIGLHTANDVWRKLKSTYSNSTPPSYSPTTNTKAILRGDWKEAGDIFNKDKDALLVKLNDDNDTPLHVAIGTCKNIQFVENLLKEITSESLPNMVNIRKSNPLHYAAFVGNKRASEMLVAKNPYLLFIADGSNCFPVHRAIFGSHTETFLYLLKVTKDNIILSEQEGYHSPFKGKQSVSLLTRVIGASLWDVAYGLIKEYPEMATKKKENSIPLKSVAGKLDGYFSGKGYNFYERFIYSHVLVEDGELNRGHEIQDIENQETNNANFIPKYRRRLHPVIQWIYVRFWKVSLQHVPHIKQIKEEKVNHNKALLLLKCICEQVSKINEFCKIREHYHEAITTAVEHDNPEAVEEIIRYFPQAISTKDNEYPLIQLAILNRCERVYNFLVHQITTDKHSQKVRVDEYGNNLLHLAGQLAPIHKLNLVSGAALQMQRELQWFEEVKSFACPWHEKSKNKNQETPIMVFRREHKKLRKEGEEWMKKTADSYTITAALIITIVFAAAITVPGGNDSDTGKAIYAPKPSFIIFAVSDAISLFTSTTSLLLFLSILTARYAEEDFLYKLPKRLILGLAMLFLSVSSMMVAFSATLYLTFGQGKAWILIPIATLTCLPIASFVTLQLPLLVDLIFSTYGCRIFVKHNDCRIKKS
- the LOC111891893 gene encoding protein ACCELERATED CELL DEATH 6 isoform X1 codes for the protein MASSGTFCSGTINQGSQQYSYPSHVNASSFLSVKLSSKTNYTRWQEQMMCLVESHDMLSFIDGTFRNPKKNVDSKKKVDITAIEDKYREWKRSDTLMKGWIFGSLCEDVMDTVIGLHTANDVWRKLKSTYSNSTPPSYSPTTNTKDQAEYLPLYTAILRGDWKEAGDIFNKDKDALLVKLNDDNDTPLHVAIGTCKNIQFVENLLKEITSESLPNMVNIRKSNPLHYAAFVGNKRASEMLVAKNPYLLFIADGSNCFPVHRAIFGSHTETFLYLLKVTKDNIILSEQEGYHSPFKGKQSVSLLTRVIGASLWDVAYGLIKEYPEMATKKKENSIPLKSVAGKLDGYFSGKGYNFYERFIYSHVLVEDGELNRGHEIQDIENQETNNANFIPKYRRRLHPVIQWIYVRFWKVSLQHVPHIKQIKEEKVNHNKALLLLKCICEQVSKINEFCKIREHYHEAITTAVEHDNPEAVEEIIRYFPQAISTKDNEYPLIQLAILNRCERVYNFLVHQITTDKHSQKVRVDEYGNNLLHLAGQLAPIHKLNLVSGAALQMQRELQWFEEVKSFACPWHEKSKNKNQETPIMVFRREHKKLRKEGEEWMKKTADSYTITAALIITIVFAAAITVPGGNDSDTGKAIYAPKPSFIIFAVSDAISLFTSTTSLLLFLSILTARYAEEDFLYKLPKRLILGLAMLFLSVSSMMVAFSATLYLTFGQGKAWILIPIATLTCLPIASFVTLQLPLLVDLIFSTYGCRIFVKHNDCRIKKS